In Lactuca sativa cultivar Salinas chromosome 5, Lsat_Salinas_v11, whole genome shotgun sequence, the DNA window taagatttttccaagttcggcttagcagcagacagctaaaaactcgaatcggagatcgagcgatttttggccggaatgacctaaacgagaatcgaaggtctcgacaatggtaattcagcggtgaaaagtctggcaaaaaccgacgtcagataaacaagttatgaatttttaaagaaaattccttaatcacgtcattttataaataaataataaaaataatttcggaatttgccaacggagtctaaacgaaagttgtagagcgtagtctcacctaaagaccatcgaaaacggagttcgtatgaagaagatatgatttttttgaagtttattaaataatttatatataaatttaaatcaaaattccggtaatatccgaaggaggagtcagcgtcctcatacgagttacgcgccgcgtaacctcgtacgccccgcgtacgcgagggccttggtctcggtccgtccacgtcgcccctatgcgaagctatcccCTTTCCATCCCATCCGAagtcgaggcagtcgaggactcgatCATGCATGACGTaggggtacgcgctgcgtacgcccgtacgccccgcgtaccgaggcctctcagcccctataaatagaggtgtgagGGTTCCGGAAAAATCACCCcctctctctcatttctctcacgatcttgcctcgtttttcgtgcccgcACTATCTCGAatctctggtctttttgctcaagtcccgagggtggattttactcccgagattcccaagaatcccgagaaaattccgtttcccaagacgaaactctgcccggttttccatctcgctatcttcaaactttcaagtgagttcataccccttaattaattttttttaaaaattctaaatgcttttatatgctttctaaggggggggggggggggggggggggaattacaagtaaaacacacaattactatcgggtgttatatataaagatttttatacacttttattaagtagaatcatatgtgattcataaactttatagggaactcttgtatacaaaatatattacaatggAATCCTATCtttaataatataaattgttgtaatgcatgtataaactaaacattttcttagattatatgtatacttgcctaccttaggctctacaaaaatctatacagttataaaatgtgattctttttctaggctttttctaaacaaacaagtcacacttttagaaaactataataggtatagctttacgaggatattgctaacttttacatactagaaacatgattttcaagaagtcactttcatatacaagaacaaacgaacattttaacacgtaaatctgtttttataccacggttttgtgagacataaatttcacgtacgttcgagtacacatttcaagtcctgtattatataccagaatcccttggagggggagcatggtggttgtgtatagatctatacgggcttgacaacccgcgccctgactgttagctacagtccaccatttggggtgacaaacgtcataacattccaacgcctgaagaacgttgtgtataggcattccgagtcaatagtatggttataaaactcacatggggtattaaaaatgcattgatttacaaggttttcaaacacattggttattttacacttacatacattttagaaacaaacattggtcttgagagaaggctacttttatactagtagaaaatataggattttctaaacacaaacaaacaaggacaaaacatttcatttcatacaaacattgtcatttaaatacttatgaaactcaccagcttaaatgctgatctactttttcaaaattacttgtatgtcccaagaaatcagtaatttcaggtatcattatgcttttgatgaagggatgctgcggcgccagtttaatctcatattttgacatcacattgtaattggtttttgaacatgtaacttttgacaaatgtaaactttcaattatatatgtgatggttgtactgctttctttactatgtattcatttgttacgttaccacatgaagtcatccgcccccgaacgtttccgtcgttcaggtttgggggtgtgacagattggtatcagagcaatgtttatagtgaactaagtatatcgaaccacataagatatacaaactataaatgcttaagggactaacactctctgacaaaacattttttctttttacgcttaagcagcattacgtttaacttaaattgatagttcgtttaagtacaattacatgcatacaacaaattattttcatgatatctaactatacaacaagtatttagacaagttgacactacgattaagcctcgatatatgtaatcagattttggacaaatatagcgttatcaactatatttgcccgagattggaccaacgtatatcgaggaatgatcttAGTAAGCAACaagtaaaaacttaccaaaccgttactagaatcaaacacaagaatttaaatactataggagtatttgctacctaaactagtttaacttacatgttttgcaagtttcaactttattcaactcttataaccctatttctcgtacagtcaaatggctggatttcaccaccccggcgacccctactttcccaaccaaggcaacggaggatgggtcgaagatgatcccgaagaggacgaggaacccatagaagtgtggatataaagaccatcgaaaacggagttcgtatgaagaagatatgatttttttgaagtttattaaataatttatatataaatttaaatcaaaattccggtaatatccgaaggaggagtcagcgtcctcatacgagttacgcgccgcgtaaccttgtatgccccgcgtacgcgagggccttggtctcggtccgtccacgtcgcccctatgcgaagctatcccctttccgtcccatccgaagccgaggcagtcgaggactcggtcatgcatgacgtacgggtacgcgctgcgtacgcccgtACGACCCgagtaccgaggcctctcagcccctataaatagaggtgcgagGGTTCCGGAAAAATCACCCcatctctctcatttctctcatgatcttgcctcgttttccgtgcccgcactaccccaaagctctggtctttttgctcaagtcccgagggtcgattttactcccgagattcccaagaatcccgagaaaaatccgtttcccaagacgaaactctgcccggttttccatctcgctatcttcaaactttcaagtgagttcataccccttaattaattttttttaaattctaaatgcttttatatgctttctaaagggggggggggggggggaattacaagtaaaacacacgactactatcgggtgttatatataaagatttttatacacttttattaagtagaatcatatgtgattcataaactttatagggaactcttgtatacaaaatatattacaatggAATCCTATCtttaataatataaattgttgtaatgcatgtataaactaaacattttcttagattatatgtatacttgcctaCCTTAGGCTCTGCAAAAATCTATACAATTATAAaatgtgattccttttctaggctttttctaaacaaacaagtcacacttttagaaaactataataggtatagttttacgaggatattgctaacttttacatactagaaacatgattttcaagaagtcactttcatatacaagaacaaacgaacattttaacacgtaaatctgtttttataccacggttttgtgagacataaacttcacgtacgttcgagtacacatttcaagtcctgtattatataccagaatcccttggagggggagcatggtggttgtgtatagatctatacgggcttgacaacccgcgccctgactgttagctacaatccaccatttggggtgacaaacgtcataacatttcaacgcctgaagaacgtcgtgtataggcattccgagtcaatagtatggttataaaactcacatggggtattaaaaatgcattgatttacaaggttttcaaacacattggttattttacacttacacacattttagaaacaaacattggtcttgagagaaggctacttttatactagtagaaaatataggattttctaaacacaaacaaacaaggacaaaacatttcatttcatacaaacattgtcatttaaatacttatgaaactcaccagcttaaatgctgatctactctttcaaaattacttgtatgtcccaggaaatcagtaatttcaggtatcattatgcttttgatgaagggatgctgcggcaccagtttaatctcatattttgacatcacattgtaattggtttttgaacatgtaacttttgacaaatgtaaactttcaattatatatgtgatggttgtactgctttctttactatgtattcatttgttacgttacgacatgaagtcatccgcccccgaacgtttccgccgttcaagtttgggggtgtgacaacacagatgtgtgtgggcccttcagatccaccaaaagggatgctaaccgcttctatgtgacttttaccgacaattgaagcagatatggatatatctacttaatcaagcataagtcggaaacttttgaaaaattcaaggagtttaagcaagaagtggaaaaTCAATTGAGCAGGAAGGTAAAGATGCTCAGATCCGATAGGCATGGTGAGTATCTTAGaattgagtttcacgactatcttaaaaaatgtggaatcgtttcacaattgacgccgcttaggacaccacaacttaatggtgtagctgagaggcgcaatcaaaccttgttgtacatggttcattctatgatgagtcaagcttcgttacctatcttattttaggggtatgccttagagactgtcgcctatatccttaatctattccctactaagaaggtttccaaaacacctcacgagatgtggacaggtaaggttccctcgttggcacatatcaaggtttggggttgcgaagctttcgtaagatgagagactcacgacaagcttgaacctcatagtgagcgatgtattttcatcggatacCCACATAAGTCTTTTagatatcttttctatagacctagtgacaaCGCGGTCTTAgtagcaaggagaggggttttccgtgaAAGAGAattcatatgccaagaggatagtgggagccaaattgatcttgaagagcttcaagaatcaagtgatgaaggaacctcaaacactagcgctcaacccgataaggaaactcctgttgaaccgattgtCGAGTCCTTACCTTTAAGACGTTctggtagagttagtgttccaccagTATTATATGGCTTCCATATAACTGgtgagggtgatacatttattagtgatagcacactagtaaatgtggatgaacctaacaactacaaggaagccatggcaggctcggagtctgcgaaatcgaaagaggcaatggacagcgagattcagtccatgtatgacaatcaagtctggaacttggttgacaatgtaccagttcgtaagacagttgggtgcaagtggatcttcaagaagaagaccgacatggatgggaaagtgcacacaTACAAGGCACgaatggttgcgaagggtttcactcaaactccaggagttgactatgacgagaccttcccaccagtggccaagattaagtctataagggttatgttggccatagctgcatttcatgattataaaatatggaaaacggatgtcaagaccgctttccttaatggaaagttggctgaggatgtttacatgactcagctagagggttttatGAATGCAaagtatccaaatagagtgtgcaagcttgagaaatccatctatggattgaaacaagcgtctcgcagatggaatctttgtttcgatgagaaagtcaaagagtttggtttttcgagaagcgaggatgagtcttgcatatatgttaaagctagtgggagtatagttagtttcttggtattatatgtcgatgacatactactcataggaaatgatgttccaaccttacaggaggttaagtcatggcttgggaagtgtttcgctatgaaggacctcagagaagctgcctatattttagggataaggatcttgtgaaataggagtaagagactaataggacttagtcaaagtacatacttggataaagtgttgaagcgtttcaacatggagaattccaagaaaggggaattaccaatccagagcaataccaaattgagtaagactcagaggcCGAGCACTAATgttgaaatagcataaatgagtcgagtaccatatgtttCCGTTGTTGGGTCGATCATGTAccctatgacgtgtactcgccctgatatggccttctctttgagcatggtcagcagataacaagggaaccctggtaatgctcactggatagcagtaaagaacattattaagtaTTTGTGAAGGAAGAAGGATTGGGTCctcttacttggtggaagtgaAGACTTAAGAGTGtcagggtacagtgacgccaattttcagaccgacagagataattttcgctctcagcGGGCTGGGTAttcaccctaaatggaggagcagtgacttagaaaagttccaagcagaagactgtagctgattcaacgtgcgaatcagagtacattgcagcgagcaaagcatcgaaggaggcgatatggctgaagaacttcatcggagaccttggggttgtaccagccataaaggagcctatggagattttctgtgacaacgaaggagtggttgccttgaccaaggaaccgaggaatCATGGAGATCCAGtcacatcaacagaaaataccacttcatcagacatcaggTAGAAGAGAGACTACTCGTAGTAAAGACGGTATCGTcaaaagataacccagcagatcccctcacaaagggtctgagcatGGTTAGGCAACTTACAGCATGCGATGAGCATTGGtctaaaggacgatattagttttagtaatttgatagttgtttagaaacttgtaatagataatatgtaattgacatttgatgattaaataaaaggatttttatttatgagtaaagttactatctggTGTTAATTAtctactattgtttcatttttcatgttttgacttccagaatagtaaGATTATTCAaataatcactactagaaaaacagccttttacgacacgcaatgtgtGACGTAAAACGTTCAGACGATGCccatttatgacacacatttacGACGCCCTTATGACACGCAATGAGTATCAAGGaatgccctgtcataaaggaagacgacatgcatttgcgtgtcataaccttacgacacgcatgtttatgacacacaatgcatatcaaggaagcctctgtcataaatgaagatgacacgcatttgcgtgtcataaactttAGTAACCATTTTCGATATGCATTTACGACGCGTCTTTATGATACtcatttacgcataatacaaaaatatgtaaacaaatatataccaaaacaatcaatttcatccaacAACATCATGTTAAAAAATTGTAACACATTGATATTAAGGTGAtctaattgtacattgttattaataggttttccctaactatataacctaatactacattgctattaagagACACCTTCTGCAATGTAATGTTATACAAACTAAAAAGATATACAAAAAgatgataaacatcaaattccaactaagtagagttgcatcttgcctttcataattctttaaaaCTAATGAACTCCTACTCCGAAAATTCTTGTGACCTGATCAAATAATAGTCAAAAAATTAATATGCTAATAtaattattagaagaatcaaacaTGGAATGTTGGTTGTAAAAGACGAAATTACCCTTTTCTCCATCCAAAGAATGTGGGACCACACTTGAGATATGATATTTGATCCATGTGGTGTTCCGGgttccattaaaatataaagtatTTATCAAGTTTAATATTCAACCATTAAATGTAACAAAGTTAATGTTTTTTACTATACTATGTAGCTCGTAATATAAACAAGTAAAAGATTGGACGATGAAAATATTTTGACTGATTAAACATGTacccttgaccattgacttggacTAAAGCAAATCCGTGCCCACCCACCTTCTCCAACTCCATTTAAAAATAATATGTTAGAAaactgaaaaagaaaaataaacaaGGGCAAATCCGTAAAAAACACTCACTGCTTTGCCAGCAATAGACATGGCCACCTCCCTGGTTATTCGTAAACCATATGCAGCCTTTCTAACAGCCTGTTTCACATCAGCATCATACCCATCAACCCCTGCAGCTATAGCCTCCTTAACAACCTGAAATAGAGAGTTTTTTTATTACTTTATAACAAATTGAAACACGGCTGCATAAATTGGTAAGAAAATAGTATATTAATTACCTTTTCAAATAAAGTGCCACATATTTCTTCGTGGATCTTTTCAATCGTTTGTTTAGGGATACAAAGCATAACTTGCAACCTCTCAAGTGATTTAACCTCAGCATCACTAAGCTCTCCATCCTTCATAGATTGTTGAAGGTTTTGACGGTATATTTCTAAAAAAAGAGAAGTAAGAATAAGAGCATTACAAAACGTTGTaaacatgttttaaaataaaatataaaaaaaaaaaaaaaaaaaaaaaaaaaatcattttagcaACATATACatacgttcatggatctcaatGGCTTTTTCAGTATCAAAGTGCTTTACTATTTGTAGCTTCCAAAGCACCCCCAGTTACAGATTCCGCAAGGCGTTTACGGTATACTTTAGAGGTAACATCTATTGCAATTGATTCTGCTTCCTTTTTACCCAAACCAAATATATTCCTCAAATGACCCAATGCAACAGGCTATAAAATTATagaacataacaaaaaaaaaaaaaaaaaaaaacattaatatagaCCCTCAAATCATCTAAGgcaaaagtcaaaagtttgatttGACCTATATAAATGGAATCCAAAAAGGGAAAATTATGTTTTTGTACCTTGGTGTTTTCCATACGACCAGTGGATAGAGAATCAGCAATATATGGAAAATAAATTGTGATGAGTGAGAGTGAGAGTATACAGTACCTATTAAAGAAATTGGGCCCACCCCAAGAGCAAAACGATTAGCATCGGGATGATTCTTTAATGAGAAAAGTGAGTTATTAAATGCCAAAATTTTATCGAGTTCCTCAACAATGAGCTTGGCATCCcttcttaaaaataaaatatattttacaaGTCATGAAAAATGTTTGATTATTAGTCGTACATCATATTCGATAAGTATAACGCCTGTAGATTCGGgttagtcaaattagaggcaataagtgtcgaaaatgacttttcggcaaaatattatttagaataaataatcttaaccaagttgtagtatatgttacaaggtttccgtacatataaagaccgccaaaattcgagttataacgaagaagttatgacccgtcgaagtttcgcgacggaaccagcacgataccgggaaacgtaaatagtgaatttacgatagagcgagatttagcgttagcgatctaaatgaaaatcatagaatacgttaaactgagagtttccatagaaagaacgcccaaatctgacttcgtatggggaacttatgatttttcgaagtttcggattagcagtgtacaacccgaaattcgaataatagatcgagcggtttttagccgacacgacctaaacgagaatcgaagatctcgttaagagtagcgtaacgagaaaaagatgggcgaaaacggatgtcagatgaagaagttatgagaatttaatggaccaatcctgtcccggcctgttaataatgtaactcttaaaataaagtcaaaattagccgacggagtctaaacgaaagttgtagagtacgttcccgtcttcatgtggatataaagaacgtcaaaaaacggagctcgtatgcgaaagatacgaatttttaaagtttgtagtTGAAATTGCGAAGTCTGATAAGAACCTGATGACGTGGCAGCATCTGGGCCATCCGATGTTGGTTCAGGAGTCGCTTCGGATCACGCCACGTTGCCCTCGCATACGCCCCACGTAGCTCCGGTCTGATCCATCCGATGGTGCGAGACAGCTGGCTTCGGCTGGGATTCTTATCCAAGGATTACGCGtcgcgtagccaaggattacgcccaacgtagtccgaggcctcgcaggctataaa includes these proteins:
- the LOC111880528 gene encoding protein TIC110, chloroplastic-like yields the protein MFTTFCNALILTSLFLEIYRQNLQQSMKDGELSDAEVKSLERLQVMLCIPKQTIEKIHEEICGTLFEKVVKEAIAAGVDGYDADVKQAVRKAAYGLRITREVAMSIAGKAVSVFYGFALVYFSFSVF